In one Bufo gargarizans isolate SCDJY-AF-19 chromosome 11, ASM1485885v1, whole genome shotgun sequence genomic region, the following are encoded:
- the LOC122921486 gene encoding E3 ubiquitin/ISG15 ligase TRIM25-like isoform X1 → MASADLKDELLCSICLCIFKDPVMLRCGHNFCRVCIDRVLDTQDESGVYTCPECREEFQERPALMKNINLHNVAERFLFTQPDLVEISGILCTYCVDYAVPAVKSCLHCEASLCEKHLRVHSKSSEHVLSDPSTSLENRKCSVHKKILEYYCTKDAACICVSCSLVGEHKGHQVEMLDEASEKKKGKLRNIFQKLSTKREKTEERVQNLEERWRKAQEKASKKAERVTALFTDIRRRLEDLEKRVLSEISRQEKEESLSISTLMKKLEIKKDELSRRMRHIEELCNMTDPLTVLQEPDTGDLCDPEVGGGDKDINRCLHDVDDLDVAVISDKLHTLCDIITDIRRGIYVEGPGDILLDVNTAANNVLISDDLKTATRTQNNQNRPETTERFQNNQVMSSRRFTSGRHYWDVESSESGDWRVGMCYPSIDRRGRQSYIGDNTKSWSLRRYSNQYLVRHDSKDIQLPDKISSNRVRICLDYEAGQLSFYELCDPIRHLHTFTATITEPLHAALCVFGRMIFKSYGFSYELFVVDY, encoded by the exons ATGGCGTCTGCTGATCTGAAAGACGAGCTGCTCTGTTCCatctgtttatgtatttttaaggATCCTGTAATGCTGAGATGTGGACACAACTTCTGCCGGGTCTGTATTGATCGTGTACTGGATACACAGGACGAGTCTGGGGTTTATACCTGTCCCGAATGTAGAGAAGAGTTTCAGGAGCGGCCTGCACTGATGAAGAACATAAATCTTCATAATGTAGCAGAACGTTTCCTGTTTACTCAGCCAGATCTAGTGGAGATCAGCGGGATCTTGTGCACTTACTGTGTGGACTATGCTGTACCTGCTGTTAAATCCTGTCTACACTGTGAGGCTTCTCTGTGTGAGAAACACCTGAGAGTTCACAGCAAGTCATCAGAACACGTCTTATCTGACCCCAGCACTTCCCTGGAGAACAGGAAATGTTCTGTCCATAAGAAGATCCTGGAGTATTACTGCACTAAGGACGCTGCTTGTATCTGTGTGTCCTGCAGTTTGGTTGGAGAACATAAGGGACACCAGGTGGAGATGCTGGATGAGGCCTCTGAGAAGAAGAAAGGGAAACTGAGAAATATTTTTCAGAAACTGTCCACAAAGCGAGAGAAGACTGAGGAAAGAGTCCAGAACCTGGAGGAACGCTGGAGAAAAGCTCAAGAAAAAGCATCTAAAAAAGCAGAGAGAGTCACTGCCCTGTTTACAGACATCAGGAGACGACTAGAGGACCTGGAGAAGAGGGTCCTGAGTGAGATCTCCAGGCAGGAAAAGGAAGAGTCACTCTCAATCTCTACTCTGATGAAGAAGCTGGAAATAAAGAAGGACGAGCTGTCCAGGAGGATGAGACACATTGAGGAGCTGTGTAACATGACTGATCCACTGACTGTCTTACAGGAACCAGATACAGGTGACTTGTGTGATCCTGAGGTGGGAGGAGGTGATAAGGACATAAATAGATGTCTCCATGATGTAGATGATCTGGATGTGGCTGTGATCTCAGACAAATTACACACATTATGTGACATAATAACAGATATAAGGAGAGGAATCTATGTGGAGGGTCCTGGAGacatattactggatgtaaacaCAGCTGCTAATAATGTCCTTATATCAGACGACCTGAAAACTGCAACCCGTACACAAAATAATCAGAATCGTCCAGAAACAACAGAGAGATTCCAGAATAATCAGGTGATGAGCAGCAGGAGATTTACCTCAGGGCGACATTACTGGGATGTGGAGAGCAGTGAATCAGGGGATTGGAGGGTGGGGATGTGTTATCCCAGTATAGACAGGAGGGGGCGTCAGTCATACATTGGAGATAATACCAAGTCCTGGAGTTTGAGGAGGTATagtaatcagtatttagtgagaCATGACAGTAAAGATATCCAGTTACCTGACAAG ATCTCCAGTAATAGAGTCAGGATATGTCTGGACTACGAGGCCGGGCAGCTGTCCTTTTATGAGCTGTGTGACCCCATCAGACACTTACACACCTTCACTGCCACCATCACCGAGCCCCTTCATGCTGCATTGTGTGTATTTGGTAGAATGATTTTTAAATCCTATGGTTTTAGTTATGAGTTATTCGTAGTTGattattag
- the LOC122921486 gene encoding E3 ubiquitin-protein ligase Midline-1-like isoform X2 yields the protein MASADLKDELLCSICLCIFKDPVMLRCGHNFCRVCIDRVLDTQDESGVYTCPECREEFQERPALMKNINLHNVAERFLFTQPDLVEISGILCTYCVDYAVPAVKSCLHCEASLCEKHLRVHSKSSEHVLSDPSTSLENRKCSVHKKILEYYCTKDAACICVSCSLVGEHKGHQVEMLDEASEKKKGKLRNIFQKLSTKREKTEERVQNLEERWRKAQEKASKKAERVTALFTDIRRRLEDLEKRVLSEISRQEKEESLSISTLMKKLEIKKDELSRRMRHIEELCNMTDPLTVLQEPDTGDLCDPEVGGGDKDINRCLHDVDDLDVAVISDKLHTLCDIITDIRRGIYVEGPGDILLDVNTAANNVLISDDLKTATRTQNNQNRPETTERFQNNQVMSSRRFTSGRHYWDVESSESGDWRVGMCYPSIDRRGRQSYIGDNTKSWSLRRYSNQYLVRHDSKDIQLPDKISSNRVRICLDYEAGQLSFYELCDPIRHLHTFTAAFTEPLHAALCVWRNSIKISGGSRNWEKPS from the coding sequence ATGGCGTCTGCTGATCTGAAAGACGAGCTGCTCTGTTCCatctgtttatgtatttttaaggATCCTGTAATGCTGAGATGTGGACACAACTTCTGCCGGGTCTGTATTGATCGTGTACTGGATACACAGGACGAGTCTGGGGTTTATACCTGTCCCGAATGTAGAGAAGAGTTTCAGGAGCGGCCTGCACTGATGAAGAACATAAATCTTCATAATGTAGCAGAACGTTTCCTGTTTACTCAGCCAGATCTAGTGGAGATCAGCGGGATCTTGTGCACTTACTGTGTGGACTATGCTGTACCTGCTGTTAAATCCTGTCTACACTGTGAGGCTTCTCTGTGTGAGAAACACCTGAGAGTTCACAGCAAGTCATCAGAACACGTCTTATCTGACCCCAGCACTTCCCTGGAGAACAGGAAATGTTCTGTCCATAAGAAGATCCTGGAGTATTACTGCACTAAGGACGCTGCTTGTATCTGTGTGTCCTGCAGTTTGGTTGGAGAACATAAGGGACACCAGGTGGAGATGCTGGATGAGGCCTCTGAGAAGAAGAAAGGGAAACTGAGAAATATTTTTCAGAAACTGTCCACAAAGCGAGAGAAGACTGAGGAAAGAGTCCAGAACCTGGAGGAACGCTGGAGAAAAGCTCAAGAAAAAGCATCTAAAAAAGCAGAGAGAGTCACTGCCCTGTTTACAGACATCAGGAGACGACTAGAGGACCTGGAGAAGAGGGTCCTGAGTGAGATCTCCAGGCAGGAAAAGGAAGAGTCACTCTCAATCTCTACTCTGATGAAGAAGCTGGAAATAAAGAAGGACGAGCTGTCCAGGAGGATGAGACACATTGAGGAGCTGTGTAACATGACTGATCCACTGACTGTCTTACAGGAACCAGATACAGGTGACTTGTGTGATCCTGAGGTGGGAGGAGGTGATAAGGACATAAATAGATGTCTCCATGATGTAGATGATCTGGATGTGGCTGTGATCTCAGACAAATTACACACATTATGTGACATAATAACAGATATAAGGAGAGGAATCTATGTGGAGGGTCCTGGAGacatattactggatgtaaacaCAGCTGCTAATAATGTCCTTATATCAGACGACCTGAAAACTGCAACCCGTACACAAAATAATCAGAATCGTCCAGAAACAACAGAGAGATTCCAGAATAATCAGGTGATGAGCAGCAGGAGATTTACCTCAGGGCGACATTACTGGGATGTGGAGAGCAGTGAATCAGGGGATTGGAGGGTGGGGATGTGTTATCCCAGTATAGACAGGAGGGGGCGTCAGTCATACATTGGAGATAATACCAAGTCCTGGAGTTTGAGGAGGTATagtaatcagtatttagtgagaCATGACAGTAAAGATATCCAGTTACCTGACAAGATCTCCAGTAATAGAGTCAGGATATGTCTGGACTACGAGGCCGGGCAGCTGTCCTTTTATGAGCTGTGTGACCCCATCAGACACTTACACACCTTCACTGCCGCCTTCACCGAGCCCCTTCATGCTGCATTATGTGTATGGAGAAATTCTATAAAGATATCAGGGGGTAGCAGAAACTGGGAGAAACCTTCATAA